One Malus sylvestris chromosome 14, drMalSylv7.2, whole genome shotgun sequence DNA segment encodes these proteins:
- the LOC126599536 gene encoding uncharacterized protein LOC126599536, whose protein sequence is MEVGRKEVIDGAEADAYAAQQAAVELELARKRCRFVIGRIEGLPAPTNIKRTLLKLVHSELIFLSRSSSAASSSTSSTPLTNIKSVNIGHIEAVVHILRQPFITGVSRVCKPIPFSTLAPVAQQTDPCVNHKHVHVDIVCTLHRNPVWIVVSDRNPKYITWTGFRSPSHHKSRGLKLRIQQLTAAARSAVALKPSSIILFFSYRNGLSSVICDRLKEEFGATEFRLDFPILDFDFDLSEEPGDWTNVLAARTFQQACVFEIKVNDPRDTVFSSESDVKDSCLGEVAAETYQDPSVSKEDTQFFPVFSSLISRMGIHSLDAKNVESVKLGRILGDGELINFDTTALIALISGISNGGTDKLLATPESELRQRFKGNYEFVIQQVMSEIQNPILVELGRAMSGKRGIICESVLLEFKELAFMCGGPNENLRASHLLKYLTVVPDSPSERMMSLPTTRKLALKNKVVFGTGDSWCAPTVTANMAFVRAISQTGMSLFTIEHRPRALTGD, encoded by the exons ATGGAAGTCGGAAGAAAGGAAGTGATTGATGGAGCAGAAGCAGATGCATATGCAGCACAACAAGCAGCAGTGGAATTGGAATTGGCAAGGAAGAGATGCAGATTTGTGATAGGGCGGATTGAGGGATTGCCAGCTCCTACCAACATCAAACGCACTCTTCTCAAACTGGTTCACTCCGAACTCATTTTTCTCTCCCGCTCCTCCTCCGCCGCCTCCTCCTCCACTTCTTCAACTCCCCTCACCAACATCAAGAG TGTCAATATCGGACACATCGAGGCAGTTGTTCACATTCTCCGGCAGCCCTTCATTACTGGGGTTTCTCGCGTTTGCAAGCCAATCCCTTTCTCAACCTTAGCCCCAGTTGCACAGCAAACCGACCCTTGTGTCAACCACAAACACGTCCATGTTGATATAGTTTGCACACTCCATAGGAACCCTGTCTGGATTGTTGTCTCCGACAGGAACCCTAAATACATTACGTGGACTGGCTTCCGATCCCCTTCCCATCATAAGAGTAGGGGCTTAAAATTGCGTATTCAGCAACTCACTGCTGCTGCCCGCTCTGCTGTGGCACTCAAACCTTCCTCGATTATTCTTTTCTTCTCATACCGAAACGGTCTTAGCAGCGTTATTTGTGATAGACTAAAAGAGGAGTTTGGGGCAACTGAGTTTCGATTGGATTTTCCTATTTTAgactttgattttgatttatCCGAGGAACCTGGTGACTGGACTAATGTACTTGCCGCAAGAACGTTTCAACAGGCTTGTGTATTTGAAATAAAGGTTAATGATCCAAGGGACACTGTTTTCAGTTCAGAATCTGATGTCAAGGACTCATGCCTGGGAGAGGTGGCTGCTGAGACTTACCAGGATCCGTCTGTCTCAAAGGAGGACACTCAATTTTTCCCTGTTTTCTCTTCTCTGATTTCAAGAATGGGAATTCACTCATTGGATGCAAAAAATGTGGAATCTGTGAAACTGGGGCGTATTCTGGGTGATGGTGAACTTATTAACTTTGATACAACTGCTTTGATTGCTCTTATATCGGGTATTAGTAATGGTGGTACAGACAAGCTTTTGGCTACTCCAGAAAGTGAATTGAGGCAGCGGTTTAAGGGTAACTACGAGTTTGTGATTCAACAG GTGATGTCTGAGATTCAGAATCCAATTCTTGTTGAACTTGGTCGCGCAATGTCTGGAAAGAGAGGCATAATCTGTGAAAGTGTCCTTTTGGAGTTCAAAGAGTTAGCATTTATGTGTGGTGGGCCCAATGAGAACTTGAGAGCTAGCCATTTGCTAAAGTATCTTAC GGTTGTTCCTGATAGTCCCTCTGAACGCATGATGAGCCTTCCAACCACTAGAAAACTGGCTTTGAAGAATAAGGTTGTTTTTGGTACTGGTGATTCCTGGTGTGCTCCAACTGTAACGGCAAATATGGCATTTGTTAGAGCAATTTCACAAACTGGGATGTCCTTGTTTACGATTGAGCACAGACCGCGGGCTTTGACTGGTGATTAG